One part of the Mangrovibacillus cuniculi genome encodes these proteins:
- a CDS encoding DEAD/DEAH box helicase, whose amino-acid sequence MGRITSTEKLFTWTGPSPVTEPGNHTLTWNGTLSNAQQPASTKIVETMQQNDSLLVWAVCGAGKTELLFEAIHQALQHGKRVCLTTPRTDVILELAPRLKEVFPNTPIAVLYGGTEDRDMWAPLVLATTHQLLRYHQAFDFMIVDEVDAFPYTMDESLQRAVENARKKSSAIAWLSATPSAKWKRECQKGTRNHVLIPARYHGHPIPVPTFTWIGRWQNTFQKSKIPRPLIKWIKKRIDTNTPMLLFFPSITTLEQALPLIQKRFPIPIQGVHSQDPTRKEKVADLRTNDTQLLLTTTILERGVTIPRVDVAVIGAESPIFTEAALVQIAGRVGRKADHPTGECRLFHFGKSIAMVQAKQHIEKMNALAKERGLLK is encoded by the coding sequence ATGGGTCGCATAACCAGCACCGAAAAACTCTTCACTTGGACAGGACCGTCACCCGTTACCGAACCCGGCAACCACACGCTCACTTGGAATGGAACACTATCCAATGCACAACAACCAGCCTCCACAAAAATAGTAGAAACGATGCAACAAAATGACTCCTTACTTGTTTGGGCTGTGTGTGGTGCCGGAAAAACAGAACTTCTCTTCGAAGCCATTCACCAAGCTCTCCAACATGGAAAACGAGTATGCCTCACAACTCCACGAACAGACGTAATACTAGAATTAGCTCCGCGTTTAAAGGAAGTCTTTCCTAACACGCCGATTGCCGTCCTATACGGTGGCACCGAAGATCGAGACATGTGGGCTCCGCTTGTCCTCGCCACCACTCACCAACTGCTCCGTTATCACCAAGCCTTTGATTTCATGATCGTAGACGAAGTGGATGCCTTTCCTTACACCATGGATGAATCTCTCCAAAGAGCGGTAGAAAATGCACGAAAAAAATCTTCCGCCATCGCATGGTTATCGGCCACGCCATCTGCTAAGTGGAAAAGAGAGTGCCAAAAAGGAACACGCAACCACGTCCTTATCCCAGCTAGATACCACGGCCACCCAATTCCAGTTCCGACGTTTACATGGATTGGTAGATGGCAGAATACATTCCAAAAAAGCAAAATCCCACGACCTTTAATCAAATGGATCAAAAAACGAATCGATACCAATACACCTATGCTCCTGTTTTTCCCTTCCATCACCACACTAGAACAAGCACTCCCACTTATCCAAAAACGCTTTCCGATACCCATTCAAGGAGTACACTCCCAAGACCCCACTAGAAAAGAGAAAGTTGCAGACTTACGTACCAACGACACCCAACTCCTTTTAACCACCACGATCTTAGAAAGAGGCGTGACCATCCCACGGGTCGACGTGGCAGTTATTGGTGCGGAATCCCCCATATTCACGGAAGCAGCGCTAGTCCAGATTGCTGGCCGAGTTGGTCGAAAAGCAGATCATCCAACTGGAGAGTGTCGTCTTTTTCACTTTGGTAAATCTATCGCGATGGTCCAAGCAAAGCAACACATTGAGAAAATGAATGCGCTGGCGAAAGAGCGAGGGTTACTAAAATGA
- a CDS encoding DegV family protein, with translation MKIAIVTDSTSYIPQAMRESLGIHMVPLSVIMGGETYREEIDVTYQEFYEVVRTSEQLPTTSQPPIGEFVQLFENLRDQGYTHVISILLSSGISGTYQSVVSAGDMVEGIETVAFDSEISCMPQGFYVLEAAEMAQNGQTAEIILEKLKEMKKSLRAYFMVDDLSHLQRGGRLSSAQAFIGSLLQVKPLLHFQEKVIVPFEKIRTKKKALKRIEELLQNDIHTGERFKACIIHANREEEAVEWKNELEAKYPNVEWMVSYFGPVIGTHLGEGSLGMSWVKAE, from the coding sequence ATGAAAATAGCAATTGTGACGGATAGTACGTCGTATATTCCACAAGCAATGCGCGAATCGTTAGGGATTCATATGGTACCCCTTAGCGTTATTATGGGTGGCGAAACGTACCGTGAAGAAATCGACGTTACGTACCAAGAGTTTTACGAAGTAGTTCGTACCAGCGAACAACTGCCAACTACTTCCCAGCCACCTATCGGAGAATTCGTACAGCTGTTTGAAAACCTTCGTGATCAAGGATATACACATGTTATTTCTATCCTCCTTTCTAGCGGAATCAGTGGCACGTATCAAAGTGTTGTCTCGGCTGGAGACATGGTAGAAGGTATTGAAACGGTTGCTTTCGACTCGGAAATTAGCTGTATGCCACAAGGTTTCTACGTATTAGAAGCGGCAGAAATGGCACAAAATGGTCAGACAGCAGAAATTATTCTAGAAAAATTAAAAGAGATGAAGAAAAGCTTACGCGCTTACTTTATGGTAGACGACTTATCCCACTTGCAACGTGGAGGCCGCCTTTCCAGTGCGCAAGCATTTATCGGAAGCCTGTTACAGGTAAAACCGTTACTTCACTTCCAAGAAAAAGTAATCGTACCGTTTGAAAAAATTCGTACGAAGAAAAAAGCGTTGAAACGTATTGAAGAGTTGCTTCAAAACGATATTCACACAGGCGAGCGCTTCAAAGCTTGTATCATCCATGCAAATCGTGAAGAGGAAGCGGTAGAGTGGAAAAATGAATTAGAAGCAAAATATCCAAATGTCGAGTGGATGGTCAGTTACTTCGGACCAGTTATCGGCACGCATTTAGGAGAGGGATCTCTTGGAATGTCTTGGGTAAAAGCAGAATAA
- a CDS encoding response regulator, with protein MMTKIVIIDDHQLFREGVKRILEFEETFKVVAEGDDGTEATELVEQHQPDVVLMDINMPNINGIEATKELADKFPDTKIMILSIHDDENYVTHALKTGAIGYMLKEMDSNELIDAVKIVAAGGSYLHPKVTKNLVKDYRRLASDEDNSTGYVQPEIRRPLHLLTRRECEVLQLLADGCSNRTIGDELFISEKTVKNHVSNILQKLNVNDRTQAVVQAIKNGWVEVR; from the coding sequence ATGATGACAAAAATCGTAATTATCGATGATCATCAGTTATTTCGCGAAGGAGTAAAGCGAATTTTAGAATTTGAAGAAACATTTAAAGTGGTGGCAGAAGGCGACGATGGTACGGAGGCTACTGAGTTAGTAGAGCAACACCAACCAGACGTCGTTCTAATGGACATTAACATGCCTAACATAAACGGAATTGAAGCAACGAAAGAGCTAGCTGATAAATTCCCAGATACAAAAATCATGATTCTATCCATTCATGACGATGAAAACTATGTAACGCATGCACTGAAAACGGGTGCTATCGGATACATGCTAAAAGAAATGGATTCTAATGAGCTTATTGACGCTGTGAAAATTGTTGCTGCAGGTGGATCTTATCTTCATCCAAAAGTAACGAAGAATTTAGTAAAAGACTACCGTCGTTTAGCAAGTGATGAAGACAATTCTACTGGATACGTTCAGCCAGAAATTCGTCGTCCACTTCACCTGTTAACACGCCGTGAGTGTGAGGTGCTTCAACTGTTAGCTGATGGTTGCAGTAACCGAACTATTGGAGATGAGCTGTTTATCAGTGAGAAAACTGTTAAGAACCATGTAAGTAATATTCTACAGAAACTAAATGTAAATGACCGCACACAAGCCGTAGTACAAGCGATTAAAAATGGCTGGGTGGAAGTTAGATAA
- a CDS encoding sensor histidine kinase, whose protein sequence is MNAKTINPGALDHILETMVSTVDRSKDEIFTIGEQCRKDFLSLTEELDEIRRQVKEVIDENDDLDIKYRFARKRLAEVSQHFKTYSEDQIRDAYEKAHDFQMKLTVNAQKEHQLRQRRDDLERRMITLQETIDRADRLVSQISVVLNYLVTDLKQVGEALEDAKQKQDFGLKIIEAQEEERRKLSREIHDGPAQMLANVLMRSDLIERVYRERGSDAAFGEIRSLKQMVRSALYEVRRIIYDLRPMALDDLGLVPTLKKYLETTQEYNEKTQIHFVNFGEIKRLPPKHEVALFRLIQESVQNSLKHAKAREIHVKLELKRDVVQVVVKDNGVGFDQTQKKEGSFGLMGMKERVDLLNGELSIDSKLGEGTIVMIQVPLSS, encoded by the coding sequence ATGAATGCAAAAACAATAAATCCAGGTGCTTTGGATCATATCCTTGAAACGATGGTATCGACAGTTGATCGAAGCAAAGATGAAATTTTTACTATAGGTGAACAATGTCGAAAAGATTTTCTTTCGTTAACGGAAGAACTTGATGAGATTCGTCGACAAGTAAAAGAAGTGATTGATGAAAACGACGACCTGGATATAAAATACCGCTTTGCAAGAAAACGATTAGCAGAAGTCAGTCAACACTTTAAAACTTATTCTGAAGATCAAATTCGTGATGCCTATGAAAAGGCCCATGACTTTCAAATGAAGTTAACGGTCAATGCACAAAAAGAGCATCAATTACGCCAACGTCGAGATGACCTAGAGCGTAGGATGATCACGTTGCAAGAAACCATCGATCGAGCAGACCGGCTTGTTTCGCAAATATCTGTTGTACTGAATTATCTTGTGACAGATTTAAAGCAAGTTGGAGAAGCATTAGAGGATGCCAAGCAAAAACAGGATTTTGGATTGAAGATTATTGAAGCACAAGAAGAAGAAAGAAGAAAACTTTCAAGAGAAATTCATGATGGACCCGCACAGATGCTTGCTAATGTCTTAATGAGATCTGATTTAATTGAAAGAGTATACCGAGAAAGAGGATCGGATGCGGCTTTTGGGGAAATTCGAAGCTTAAAGCAAATGGTGAGAAGCGCATTGTATGAAGTCCGTAGAATAATTTATGATTTACGTCCAATGGCTCTAGATGATCTAGGTCTAGTACCAACGTTAAAAAAATACCTAGAAACAACGCAAGAATATAATGAAAAAACACAAATTCACTTCGTTAACTTTGGAGAGATTAAACGACTTCCACCAAAGCATGAAGTAGCGTTGTTCCGTTTAATACAGGAGTCCGTTCAAAATTCCTTAAAGCATGCGAAAGCAAGAGAGATTCATGTGAAGCTGGAATTAAAACGAGATGTTGTACAAGTTGTGGTAAAAGACAACGGCGTAGGTTTCGACCAAACGCAGAAAAAAGAAGGTTCGTTCGGATTAATGGGGATGAAAGAGCGTGTCGATCTATTAAACGGCGAGTTATCTATTGATTCAAAATTAGGAGAAGGAACGATTGTAATGATACAAGTTCCTCTATCAAGTTAA
- a CDS encoding YigZ family protein, translating to MLNTYKTVKISDEVSELIIERSQFLTHTKRVTSEEEAQAFIQEIKKKHKTANHNCSAYMIGEHNQIQKANDDGEPTGTAGVPMLEVLKKRDVKDTAVVVTRYFGGVKLGAGGLIRAYSKATSEGLNEIGVVERTLMQVMTTVVDYTWLGKLENELRQSPYDVKSIDYLDLVHVHTFVPTTEMESFTEWMTELTNGQGEIRTGETVYHEKLLPKV from the coding sequence ATGTTAAATACCTATAAAACAGTCAAAATCAGCGACGAAGTTTCCGAACTAATAATCGAGAGATCGCAATTTCTAACTCATACCAAACGCGTGACTTCTGAAGAGGAAGCTCAAGCTTTTATACAAGAAATAAAAAAGAAACACAAAACAGCAAACCATAATTGTTCTGCTTATATGATCGGAGAACACAATCAGATTCAAAAAGCCAATGATGACGGTGAACCAACAGGTACAGCGGGTGTGCCAATGTTAGAGGTCTTGAAGAAGAGAGATGTAAAGGACACAGCAGTCGTGGTTACTCGATACTTTGGTGGTGTTAAATTAGGTGCTGGAGGATTAATCCGTGCTTACAGTAAAGCTACAAGTGAAGGTCTAAACGAAATCGGTGTAGTGGAACGGACATTAATGCAAGTGATGACTACCGTCGTTGATTACACATGGCTCGGCAAATTAGAGAATGAGCTTCGACAAAGTCCCTATGATGTGAAGTCCATCGACTATTTAGACTTGGTCCATGTGCATACCTTTGTTCCAACAACAGAGATGGAGTCTTTTACAGAGTGGATGACAGAACTGACAAATGGACAAGGCGAAATTCGTACTGGAGAAACGGTTTATCATGAGAAGCTTCTGCCGAAAGTTTAA
- a CDS encoding LCP family protein, giving the protein MDRYQRKKLRSKRKKRRLFWFLVFPLLLVLGAGGAYAGKLYFDAKGALEGTFQPIDRNGSDQRDKTVEIKKDHFSVLIIGVDDSEKREFGSNSRSDALMLATVNQEDKSVKLTSIPRDSYVYIPEVGYETRINAAHAHGGPKATIETVEELLDVPVDYYVSLNFHAFIEVIDALNGVEIDVPYSFSEQDSNDVQGAIQLEKGVQMLNGEEALAFARTRKMDSDVYRGMRQQEVIKAIVKRAASIQSIGRYDDVLDSIGNNMKTDLSFDEMRYLAEFGIKQPSIDTNSLAGRDSEPGGAYYYYLDETALANLRIELKRHLGLVEDTTGNATEQAASDEN; this is encoded by the coding sequence ATGGATCGTTATCAAAGGAAGAAACTCCGCAGTAAACGAAAGAAACGCAGACTGTTTTGGTTTCTTGTTTTTCCTTTATTATTAGTACTAGGAGCAGGCGGAGCGTACGCAGGTAAGTTGTATTTTGATGCCAAAGGTGCTTTAGAGGGTACCTTTCAACCTATTGATCGTAATGGCTCAGATCAACGTGATAAGACAGTTGAAATTAAAAAAGATCATTTCTCCGTGTTAATCATAGGTGTAGACGACTCGGAAAAACGCGAATTTGGTTCAAACTCTAGGTCCGATGCGCTAATGTTAGCTACTGTTAATCAAGAAGACAAATCTGTGAAATTAACTAGTATCCCACGTGACTCTTACGTATATATTCCAGAAGTAGGTTATGAAACACGTATTAACGCAGCACACGCGCACGGTGGACCAAAAGCTACTATTGAAACTGTAGAAGAGCTACTAGATGTACCGGTTGATTATTATGTATCTTTAAACTTCCATGCTTTCATTGAAGTTATTGACGCTTTAAACGGTGTCGAAATAGATGTACCTTACAGCTTTTCTGAACAAGATTCAAATGATGTGCAAGGTGCTATTCAATTAGAAAAAGGGGTACAAATGTTAAATGGTGAAGAAGCATTAGCATTTGCAAGAACTCGTAAAATGGATAGCGATGTTTATCGTGGAATGAGGCAACAAGAAGTTATTAAAGCGATTGTGAAACGCGCAGCCTCTATACAATCGATTGGCCGTTATGATGATGTACTTGATTCTATCGGTAACAATATGAAAACGGATTTATCATTTGATGAAATGCGTTACCTTGCTGAATTTGGTATTAAACAACCAAGTATTGATACTAATTCTTTAGCAGGGAGAGACTCTGAGCCTGGTGGAGCTTACTATTATTACCTTGATGAAACTGCGTTAGCAAATTTACGTATAGAATTAAAACGTCATTTAGGTTTAGTGGAAGATACAACAGGTAACGCAACAGAGCAAGCAGCTTCAGATGAAAATTGA
- a CDS encoding MraY family glycosyltransferase produces MLLIILTLIVTFLSALYLTPYVKKFAIAIGATDKPNYRKVHQKIMPRMGGLAIFLAFLIGFVISRPEDTQASSWWIIVGAFIIILTGAFDDRFELSPKLKLAGQISAAAIVVILGNVQVNFINLPFGGTVEFGYFSIPLTIIWIIAITNAINLIDGLDGLAAGVSSIALITISGMAFIKGDFFVATVGAILLVSILGFLRYNFHPAQIFMGDTGALFLGFMISVLSLMGFKNVTLISLVIPIIILGVPISDTIFAIIRRLVNKQPLSAPDKSHLHHCLLRLGFSHQQTVLIIYALASLFGLAALIFSMSTQWGAIIVITIVLLAVELIVEAIGLVNKDYKPIINFVRSKWNMQERNE; encoded by the coding sequence ATGCTTCTTATAATATTGACGTTAATAGTTACATTTTTAAGTGCGTTATATTTAACACCTTATGTAAAGAAATTTGCCATTGCCATTGGTGCAACAGATAAACCTAATTACCGTAAAGTTCATCAAAAAATTATGCCCCGAATGGGTGGTTTAGCAATATTTTTAGCGTTTCTGATAGGTTTTGTGATTAGCCGACCTGAGGATACTCAAGCATCTTCTTGGTGGATTATCGTAGGTGCTTTCATTATCATCCTAACAGGCGCTTTTGATGACCGCTTTGAATTATCCCCTAAGCTAAAGCTAGCAGGTCAAATTTCAGCGGCAGCGATAGTGGTAATTCTTGGGAATGTACAAGTTAATTTCATTAACTTACCATTTGGAGGTACCGTTGAATTTGGATATTTTAGCATCCCGTTAACAATCATCTGGATAATTGCTATTACGAACGCAATTAACCTAATAGATGGGTTAGATGGACTAGCAGCTGGTGTATCTTCAATTGCTTTAATTACTATTTCAGGTATGGCATTTATCAAAGGTGATTTCTTTGTTGCAACAGTTGGTGCCATCCTATTAGTAAGTATATTAGGATTTCTACGTTATAACTTTCACCCAGCTCAAATTTTCATGGGGGATACAGGAGCATTATTCCTAGGTTTTATGATATCGGTACTTTCTTTAATGGGATTCAAAAACGTAACATTAATTTCCCTTGTTATCCCAATTATTATTCTAGGTGTACCTATCTCTGACACAATCTTTGCTATTATTCGTCGCTTAGTGAATAAGCAACCACTATCTGCACCGGATAAATCGCACTTGCATCATTGCTTGCTAAGATTGGGCTTCTCGCATCAACAAACAGTGCTAATCATTTATGCTCTAGCTTCTTTATTTGGTTTAGCCGCACTTATTTTCTCCATGTCGACTCAGTGGGGAGCAATTATTGTAATCACTATTGTATTGCTAGCAGTTGAACTAATTGTTGAAGCAATAGGACTTGTTAATAAAGATTACAAACCAATTATTAACTTCGTTCGTTCGAAATGGAACATGCAAGAGCGAAATGAATAA
- the csaB gene encoding polysaccharide pyruvyl transferase CsaB, producing the protein MRVVISGYYGYDNVGDEAILFSIIQALRKQDPSISVTVLSNNPESTAKSYDVQAVNRWKLKDIYQALSVADGFISGGGSLLQDKTSGRTIPYYTTIIQIAKRLKVPTFIYAQGMGPIEKRVGRFLTKAALKNTLLTVRDQESKQLLEEIGLTQEIKLVPDPVLGIEIGEIAEDDVENRKKISVSVRDWKTDIPFLEHIAKGLDSLANKGYEIDFIPMHGEHDAATSRFVMDLMEQKATIAPADLSIEGKIKRIGVSDVLLGMRLHALIFAAVTNTPYVPVSYDPKIDSFARISGYAVAIDVHQPDWNDRIIVEEVEKLFADLTSSKQFLASNIDEQIWSAQHTAKLALEYFNK; encoded by the coding sequence ATGAGAGTAGTTATATCAGGATACTATGGATACGATAATGTAGGAGATGAAGCAATTCTTTTTTCCATTATCCAAGCTTTGCGAAAGCAAGATCCATCTATTTCAGTAACTGTCCTAAGTAACAACCCTGAGAGTACCGCGAAGTCCTATGATGTTCAAGCGGTTAATCGTTGGAAACTAAAGGATATTTATCAAGCTTTGTCTGTTGCTGATGGGTTTATAAGCGGTGGAGGAAGCTTGCTACAAGATAAAACAAGTGGGAGAACAATTCCATACTATACAACAATTATCCAAATCGCTAAGCGACTTAAAGTTCCTACTTTTATCTATGCACAAGGTATGGGACCGATTGAAAAGCGTGTAGGTAGATTTTTGACGAAAGCTGCGCTTAAAAATACATTGTTGACTGTTCGTGATCAAGAATCCAAGCAACTTTTAGAAGAGATTGGATTAACACAGGAAATTAAATTGGTTCCAGACCCTGTACTAGGAATTGAAATTGGGGAAATTGCAGAAGATGATGTAGAGAATAGAAAGAAGATATCTGTATCTGTTCGAGATTGGAAAACAGATATACCATTTCTTGAGCATATTGCGAAAGGGTTGGACTCTTTAGCGAATAAAGGGTATGAAATAGATTTTATTCCTATGCATGGTGAGCATGACGCTGCTACATCTCGATTTGTAATGGATCTAATGGAACAAAAAGCTACTATAGCGCCAGCTGATTTAAGCATTGAAGGAAAAATAAAACGCATTGGAGTGTCTGATGTATTATTAGGTATGAGACTACACGCATTAATTTTTGCGGCAGTAACTAATACTCCATATGTTCCGGTTTCATATGATCCAAAGATTGATTCTTTCGCTAGGATTTCGGGGTATGCGGTAGCAATTGATGTTCACCAACCTGATTGGAACGACAGAATAATAGTGGAAGAAGTCGAAAAGTTATTTGCTGACTTAACTTCTTCTAAACAATTCTTAGCTTCAAACATTGATGAGCAGATCTGGAGCGCACAACATACGGCTAAATTGGCTTTAGAATATTTTAATAAGTAA